Genomic window (Ostrea edulis chromosome 9, xbOstEdul1.1, whole genome shotgun sequence):
CCGGTATACCGGTATGTTTTCGCTACCGGTATGTACCGCGGTACACGAGGCCAAATACCGGTATGTTCAAGTCCGACAACtcttaacaaaaatataaaatggaaacaaagcatagatataaaaatatacaatataaaatctaaatatatctatacattaaaaaaataaatatttattaaagaaaCAAACATCAACATTTGTATACGTTGTGACTCACTTTATTTACATTGTCTCTTCGTCATGATGTAATGAAAGGTATGTCTAACTACAGTACACAATCGGCAATACGTatcaagtattttaaaaaataaaacgatttgatttttaataaaaacatatcaaaatttttaaaaactgatagaaataaatttcatttcaataagaaaacctttaatatttggtagactataaaattgttttatgttgtatgcTTTATGCGGGTCATATACCGTTCCCGCCAATTAGGCAAACCCCGAGTAAAATGGAAGTAGCAGACACGGATTTTGAGATCGTACCAAATAAAAGAGCAAAATCCTCAATTTGGAAACAGTTTGGTCTGAAGAAAAGGAAGTCAGATGGAAGGATTGAGGAAAGTGTTGCGATTTGTAAACTATGTGACTCTGTGATCAAGTGTGCGGGAGGTGGCACTTCTAATCTTACAGCCCATTTACGCCGTCACCATCCACTACAAGTTACAAGTACTGCTACAGCTACCTCTGAAAAAAGTAACGCCGCGTCCCATGGTTTTCAGCCACAATCTCTGACTGTAGCTGGGATGTTCGCTAATAGACAGCTTTATAAATCTTCATCACCCAAAGCAGTGGACATTACGCAAAAAATTGCTAAATTTTTGGTCAAGGACCTTAGACCTTACAGAATGGTTGACAGCCCAGAGTTTAGAGATATTATCAATGCATTGGACCCGAGATACCAAGTTCCATCTCGAAAACAATTTAGTGAGGCCATCATCCCTAAAATGTACAACGCAGTGaaggaaaatgtactaaaaacCTTGTCATCAGCAACACAGGTAATTGtgataagatattttattttgtcatcaACGACACGggtaattatgaaaaaaaaaatttcatttttgagataaaGTAACActtaagaaaaagaaaatacatagTCACTATACACACATTTTAATTAACACTTTACGACAGtgtatgtttaatgtttatatTGTTTACCGAGttcataattacaaaaatatattctgaATTAATTAAGGTGGCAATCACTAGTGATGGATGGACCTCGAGGTCAACCGAGTCATATGTCACTGTCACGGCAACCTTTGTTGATGCAAATTGGGAGATGCAGAATTATGTTCTTCAAACCAGGCCCATGCCAGAAAGTCATACAGGTTtgttgttttaaatttcatattacacaatgTATATTGGATGATATTTCCTTGACCCTTGTGTAACTTACTTATATGAAAAATTAGAGAATTAGAAATCGATGAaataagaaagtaataatttaattaattttgaatGTATTTTACAGCTGAAAATGTGGCATCTGTCATCAGGGAGGCCTGTAAAGAATGGAAACTTCCAAGTCCTCTTGGTCCTCCGCCACTGGTGTCTGACAATGCAGCAAATATGTTAAAAGCAGGGCAGATAATTGGGTGCATTCACATAGGATGTTTAGCTCACACTCTGAATTTAGCAGCACAACGTTCCCTGAAAGTGAAAACTGTCTCTAATCTGTTGGCCCGTATCAGAACCATTGTTGCATTTTTTCATCGCAGCACTGTGGCAGCATCAGTTTTAAAAGCCAAGGCAGAACTGTTGGCTATCCCAAACCACAAACTCAAAATTGATGTGTGTACCAGATGGAATTCTACCTTTGATATGATTGAGAGATTTCTAGAAATGCAGGCTGCTGTCATAGCTTCACTTAGATGCAAGGAATTATCACATATTAAGAACAAGGATATAAGCAACCTAAGTGATGAGAGTGTCTCTCTGGCAGAAAACATTGCAGCTTGTTTGAAACCCTTAAAGGACATGACCACTATGCTCTGCACTGAATCCACTCCAACTCTTTCTGTGATTATGCCACTTCATCGACAGCTCATCACCAACATTCTAGTCGCAAAAGAGGATGATTCCCACACAGTTGTGGAGATGAAGAAGCTTATGAAAAATGATTTGGAATCAAGGTATGCAGACAAGAAAGACTTTCTCAACATGGTGTCAGCCATTGATCCTCGTTTTAAATCTTTACCATATCTCACTGATGAAGAAAAGACAGATGTGTTTGACCATGTCACGCAGGAAGCAGTACGTCTAGCAGGAGCCAAATTGAAACCATTTGTTGTGAAAACAGAAAAAGATGAAAGCACATCTACGATTGTTCAGCCTAACTTGCCCTTATTGCCTGCGCTTCCTGGTGATTCAGAAATTCAGATTAAAAATGAAACAGTTGTTGAAACCAGCAGCAAGACAGGAACATTTGCAGATTCCTCCTGTGTCTTGCATGACATTTTGGGTGATGTATTTGTTACTTTAGTAGAGCCACCAAAATCATCCCTTGAGTTAGTACAGATGGAAGTCATCAATTATAAGAGTGAGCCATCAATTCCACTAAAGGCCAATCCTTTAAACTGGTGACGTGACCACAAGACCAAATATCCACAGCTGTGTGATCTAGCTAAATCTTTCCTCTGTATCCCAGCCACAAGTGTGCCTTCAGAGAGGGTGTTCTCAACTGCAGGAGACATTATAACTGCACAACGGGCTAACCTTAAAGGAAAGCATGTGGACACTCTGAtcttcttgaaaaaaaaatatgatataagATCATATAGATTTAAAACAGTTCAATTAATCCATCCATTTACCAatgttcattgtttattatagtTTGTTACTTTtgcgggttttttttatattcttttgtTTATAATAGTCATTCCTGTTGATTCTAGTCATGATACAGAGACACTGCTGTATACTAagtatatactatatacttaCTTTTATGTTGTTACtggtttcaaaataaaatttgacaaTATATTTCTCTTTTTATATTGCATCGAATAAATTAAATACCATTTGCAATCAATTAACTATTACCTGCtaattatatacaatgaatCACAACTAAAAAAcgataaaaattaaatcatattaCTTAAAGGTAAAATGTGCGGTATACTGTGGTATGTACCGCGGTATTGTGCAAATACCATGGTATACCGcggtacttttttttttggcggTACCCAACCCtattgaattaggccattagattaaatataaaattatttttatatcctcttctgcacgagtgatattctaatcaaagaaaaatggtgattatcgatttttgtttgagctgtTTCATTATTAGATACAactaaacttactaatattgtgtgcccctgcagtttgggtggttgcatgatgtctgataatcggcctttaggcaatatatgaaggcagtgataagcatttgtacccaccgcgtgtggacgatagtatgttttgtgtctcactgtgcataagagttccacaaaggggaAGAACTATTGGGTAACTCAGAAATTGCGtgttgattaatatatttgaaataaatgttttcttttgtATCAGAAATTTTACCATTTCTTCTTTAAAGGAAAGAAGAAGTGAAGCACAAGTTCAGAAACAGGAAGGAAATGATTTCTTCAAGAAGCAGGAATATGAAGAAGCTGTGAAATCGTATAGTCGAGCACTTAGATTATGTCCCAAGGACTATGTCAAAGACAGATCCATTTTATACTCAAACAGGGCAGCATGTAAGATGAAAAAGGTATTCATTTTTATGTCATGTATTTTAGTTTAGATCACtgtattgtaaatgatataagCAAGGAAAAGTTTGTATGTGTTGTAAGCGGCCTGTTTTATTATTAGACAAAGTAACTGAACACCATCAGGTATCTTGTTAGATATTCTTACAGTGTGATCCCCATAATAAAGAAGACATTTATTCCTATAGTTTAACAAAATAACCTTATTCCTATCAATGTTTCGTGATATGTGTATAACATCATGGGGGGTATCTTTATTCCTCTTTTTAaggtttttcttttacaaatttatttgatatcaagaatgaGTATGAAGAAGCAATCGTAGACAGTAACAGTGCTTTGGAGCTTCATCCTCAGTATCTGAAGGCATTGCTACGTCGAGCAGAATTATACGAGAAAGTAGAAAAGCTGGAGGAGGCGCTGGCGGACTACCAGAAGGTTGTAGAGATGGACCCCTCACAGCACACAGCCAGGGCTGCATGTATTGTAAGTcagaaatctttttaaaaaagcagtAAGTCTGCATTTCTGGTAAATAAtaaagattaatagaatccttcattagtacgagtgtgggatagggaaattccaccgaggggacaagattcgcagtctaggacgaggctttgccgagtcctagacagcgaatcttgttcccgaggtggaatttccctatcccacactagtaaataatgaaggattatttttctcacattttatctacagtttagtgcacaaatttag
Coding sequences:
- the LOC125661142 gene encoding E3 SUMO-protein ligase ZBED1-like; its protein translation is MLYAGHIPFPPIRQTPSKMEVADTDFEIVPNKRAKSSIWKQFGLKKRKSDGRIEESVAICKLCDSVIKCAGGGTSNLTAHLRRHHPLQVTSTATATSEKSNAASHGFQPQSLTVAGMFANRQLYKSSSPKAVDITQKIAKFLVKDLRPYRMVDSPEFRDIINALDPRYQVPSRKQFSEAIIPKMYNAVKENVLKTLSSATQVAITSDGWTSRSTESYVTVTATFVDANWEMQNYVLQTRPMPESHTAENVASVIREACKEWKLPSPLGPPPLVSDNAANMLKAGQIIGCIHIGCLAHTLNLAAQRSLKVKTVSNLLARIRTIVAFFHRSTVAASVLKAKAELLAIPNHKLKIDVCTRWNSTFDMIERFLEMQAAVIASLRCKELSHIKNKDISNLSDESVSLAENIAACLKPLKDMTTMLCTESTPTLSVIMPLHRQLITNILVAKEDDSHTVVEMKKLMKNDLESRYADKKDFLNMVSAIDPRFKSLPYLTDEEKTDVFDHVTQEAVRLAGAKLKPFVVKTEKDESTSTIVQPNLPLLPALPGDSEIQIKNETVVETSSKTGTFADSSCVLHDILGDVFVTLVEPPKSSLELVQMEVINYKSEPSIPLKANPLNW